The segment ACTCCGGCTGGCAATTCCAGAAACAACACATTTGCAACTagcaaattttttaaaatataaacattttgaggcataattaataatttcaccttgaaaatctataaatatttaaaaaattcgtACTGTGAATCCATGAAAAGTTGTTGTGGAAGAGGGTTTTGCCATCGCTGCGAGCGCGGAAGGGACCGAGTTCAGCCATGGCTCCAAAAGCAAGAGACGAACACCCAGGCCCTACGCAACGAATCATTTATTAACACGTGTAAtctgattttattttagaaataaaataatattaagaaaatttccGATGAATTAAAAGAGTTAAATCCAGGTCGCCGGCGTACCTCCATTGAGCCATAGAAGAAGCGGCGACGAGGTCTTGTTTTGAGGAGATTCAACGAAGTAGTAATAGAAAGCACGGCCGGCGGTTTTGTTCACCGTCACGTAGCCGCCGTACTGCGATAACGAAACCCTAGGCGGTTGTCCTGGCAGCCGTTCGATTTTGTCCTGCTGCTTCAGTCCGGTATGATCGTGAATCTCAACCGTCGGCAAATCGTCTGTGTTTTGATCCGCCGCTTCGTTGCGGACGAGAAATTCGGAGGAATACGGCGGCGATTGAGTTCGTGAAGAACTTCGCTTTGAACAGAGCATCTAGGGCTTCCTGTTGGTTCTTAGCGGCTATTTGAAACGCAAAGAAGGAGacgaagaagaaacagagaagaatCGAGTGTCCGGCCGCCATTGCTATGGCGATTGCTGGAACTCTCTGAATCGAAAATGGAGGAGCGGACTTTATATAtcttgaaaatggaaatgtgATGCCAGGCTGGCGGCCGTACAATTCCAAAACTCTTTTTATCCTTCCAagttttttaaatggaaacttataaattgaaaaattagttTCCATGTAATACNatatatatatatatatatatatatatatatatatatatatatatacttttgtattgattaagtttatttaaaaataattataatactacttaaaattataaatttgtagtATAAGTATAAGAGTTTTTGTTGGGCTGGGTCAAGTTGAGACGGTTTATAACTAGAGATACCCACGGTATGGGTACGGGAAGCCTTCTTATCCTTATCTatattctctttttcattttccgtatctatgaaattttctatttatttttgcaaagATTCAAGCGGGAATGTACGAGGAACACGTTCTCCATTATAAGTATCAGTATTAGATCGAAAAAATGTTACAAAGATTGAGATGGAGGAGTAGcggttgggagaggagtcccttGAAGGAAGTGTGTGATAAGTGCAAGGGCTCTTCTTGGTTGGAAGCTTGGCACTTCATGACCCGCTCCTCTCACCGTCGTCAATGTCAACTCGCCTTCATACACTTCCGCGTACCCTCCAACCTACAAATTCAGTGTCAAAATCGAAATCGGGATTAATTAGAACGAGCTAAGTGAGGTTAGATTAAATACTCGTTTATTTTAATAGGGAAATAGAGTTACAAGAACGTACTTCATTATTAACAGACCAGGGGTACCAAGATTTCTTCACCGGAAGCTTCATTGAGGCAATAGAGTCTTTGGTGGAAGTAATGGGTACTCTCCCATCCGTGTCACCGCTGAAACCAATATTGTAGTTAATTATAATTACtgataattattatcattttctcaataagtatgaattattattaaattacctAAAAATCCAGACTCTTAATCCATTGTCCATGAACTCTCGCAGTAGAGGAATAATAGTGGAAGGACTATCGGACCACCCGTTTATGACATCACTACAAGGCTCCCAATCGTGCGTAAGCTTTGTCACATTGGCATGCATCGCCCATTGAACCTCTGCCTGGTTCAAGTACGCATTTGTGTAGGAATTACTGCAAGGATCGTAGTTCATCACCGACGCTTTCTTTGGCAGATGTGTTAGGCTACTGTTCAAACATAGTGGATAGTAGATGTTGTAAACATCGATCATTCTCATGTTGGAGTACGCTATATTCGACAACGCTATGCACTGCGAGTTCTGTTCCATCACGTTCGGTGAGAAGTCACAGTACTTCTTTATGTCGTTGGCGGTTCGATCGGCAATTAGTGCATGGGATGCAAAGAAATCATACCTTCCAATTTCATCCGTCTTGTCATTGATCACTGCATTTCCAATCTGAAataacaaataagaaaagacAAGTCCAAATTAATGTCTTGTCATTGATCACTGCATTTCCAATCTGAAataacaaataagaaaagacAAGTCCAAATTAATGTTCCCAtccgagagagaaagaggtaTACTTACAATAATACCCTTGAGGTTGACGATCGTCTTTCTAGCCTTCTTATTATGTGAGAGAACGACGTGAGCTAGCTGAGGGACGTAATGACCGGCGTAACTCTCACCAGAGATATAGAAATCTCGATCCTTATACTCTGGGaacctctccaaccaattcACCAAAAAAGCATAGTTGTCGGTTGCCGTATTCTTGTCTCCATTGCTTTGGTAATCAGATGTAGTATTGGAGTACGAGAATCCCACTCCAGCCGGTGATTCCAAAAACAACACATTCGCAACTAGCaagtataaataaaattttcaaacaaatataaaaatttggaggcataattaataataaaaccatGAAAATCTATAAATGTTTAAACAATTAGTACCGTGAATCCATGAGAATCTGTTGTGGAAGAGGGTTTTGCCGTCGCTACGAGCGCGGAAGGGACCGAGTTCAGCCATGGCTCCAAAAGCAAGAGACGAACACCCAGGCCCTACGCAGCCAATCATTTATCAACACGTGTAATCtgattttactttaaaaatattttttaaaaaaatcacttaAATCCAGGTCGCCGGCGTACCTCCGTTGAGCCATAGAAGAAGCGGCAACGAGGTCTTGTTTTGAGGAGATTCAACGAAGTAGTAATAGAAAGCACGGCCGGCGGTTTTGTTCACCGTCACATAGCCGCCGTACTGCGATAACGAAACCCTAGGCGGTTGTCCTGGCAGCCGTTCGATTTTGTCCTGCTGTTTCCGTCCGGCCTGATCGTCAATCTCAACCGTCGGCAAAACCTCGGTGTTTTGATCCGCCGCTTCGTTGCGGAAGAAAAACTCGGAGGAATCGGCGGCGTCTGAGTTCCTGAAGAACTTGGCCTTGTAGAGAGCGTCAAGAGCTTCCTTCTGATCCTTGGCGGCGATTTGAATCGcaaggaagaagacgaagaaacagaggagaaTCGAATGTCCGGCTGTCATTGAAGATCGCCGGTACTCTCTGATGAAATCGGAATGGAAAAGAGAGGAgttaaataagagaacaatCCCTAAATTCGTACAATTTTTAGTTAAGCAAATGACCAAAATGGATAGAGGAGTTTGAAGAATGGTTTGAAGACCTTGAACGTAGGGTTTGATAAAAATACCCAAAACTGAAAATaaccaattaatttattatgtcACTGCCAATCGCGTTGCGCCATGTCACctaaactaatttaattatatctccactatttaaaattataattattaattttatcagAGAATTAAATCTCCtactttaagaaatatattttataaatatcttaCCATATTAtaacacaaaattttattattattatcataattatctcataaactaatttaattatatttctattgattataattataatcggttattttattagaaaaattgaatctccaactttaaaaaaatattaacacaaaattttattattgttatcgTAATTACCTctcttaatttaatatttatatgatattattaaattgttataaaattttaatgtgtaattgattttttttagtgaatacaaaaataatgactatttatgttttttaaaataaataaattattaatcaatttttataaaatatttatttgaatttcggatattgaaattatttgtaaaaagtaGAGCATGACACGTAAgcaatattatttaaaattttaatttaaaaaaaaaaacaaaatggtcAAATATTTTCTCACTGTCTTGGGCTTTAAGCCAGAGAGAACGCGGATTTCGCCATTGAAGCTTCCtcttcgtcttcctcttcctccggTCGCCTTCTATAAAAGCTCTGAAACTCAACACCCCGCCATTGTTGAAGCTTAAAACAGCAAGCGCCCTTCTGGGTTCTGCAAATTTCAGCTCTCTTAAGATGCTCCTTTTGCTTCAAACCTTCAATAAGCTCTGTTCCAAGCTTCACGATCGCCATGGCCGCCATGGATGTAAAGCTTCTTCCTCCGTTTCTTGTCTTCAAGCTATGGAGGACGATGTGTCGTCTTGCttgaatcaatttttattgtcGAGTTCCGATTTGGAACTGTTGTCGTTTTCTTGGCTTCTTCAGCTTCTTCAGGCTCTGCCGATCCTGCATCAGGCGTTTGCCAAATTGGTTTTTAATTTGGAGCACCCCGTTGGAAAATGGGGCGCCCATTTGGTTGATGGGTATTTGAATTATAGTCTCAATTTGCTTGATCTTCTAAATTCCATCAGTTTTTCTTTATCCCAATTGGGGGAATCTCGGGTTTCTGTTTCTTATGCGTTGAGCTTAATTCAGAGCTCCCCTTCAATGGCGGTTTCTCGTCTGGAACTGATTGTTCCGATGAGGGGTTTTGAAAGGTTGGTGATCGGAGGAACTGTGGGAGATCAGAAGAACGGTGGCTCCGGGAAGGAGTTGGCGGTCGAGAAAGCTTTGGCAACAATGGAGGGAATTGGGTATTGGATTTGTGGGGTTGTGCTTTCTGGTTGTGAGGGAGATTCGACGGCGTATTTGGAGATGAGAAAACTAGCAGCCGGTGTGGCGATTCCGGCGTTTAAAGCATTGGATTCCGTGATCTTGGCGGTGGTTTCAGGGAAGGGGAGTGTGCCAGAGGAGGTGCGCGAGGTGAACAATGCGGCGGCGGAGATCATCGGTAGCGGCGAGGCGGCGGAAGAGATGAGGAGGAGATTGGGGAGGTTGGAGAAGGCGGTGGAGAGATTGGGGAAGGAGGTGGATGAGAGATTCTCGGAGGTTCTCGACGGAAGAAGCCAATTGCTTGATGTTTTCAGACATTCCTAAGCATTGAAGTGAAGATtttatgaagttttttttttcccctcaaaattcaatcaagtTTAATTAAACTTATGTGTTTATTGGAAATCTATCTAATTACTCAATCAAGTTTAATTAAACTTATGTGTTTATTGGAAATCTATCTAATTACTGTATTGTATTTATGAGcgaaaaaatgataaataatacatttatCTACGCTACGAAAACACAATGTCGTTTATCCTATTGGATATATAAAACTAATCCTAAATCTAGTCGTTTATCTATCGAATATATAAagctaattttaaatttagttgtAATGATCCATCGATATGAATGATCGATCTTTTACTTCCGTATATTAAATatacgagaaaaaaaaaatagaggaaaAATAGACAAACACATCCAAAAAAGTGGGAATAGCATCAAAGATCCAATCAAAACAGCATCATCCCTATTGTTCAAATGCTCAATAGCGTTTACGTGTGACCCAAGTTTACTTGTTTGAGGTGCTCAAACAAGCACTCCCACCCAAGAAACATGGCACAAGGAACATGGCCAATGCATTGTCATAATTGCATGCAAGAAGCCCCTGTCAATCTAGACTCTCTCATGGTATCCCCTCAATTATGTATTAgttttaatgttgttttatGTCTATTAATTCTCCTTCTTTTCAAGGAACATCATTTTACAACAACAATGCATCATATTCAAGCTTGTAAGATAGGATGGGATGCAAATGATAAAAGGTATGTAAGGTACCTTCTTTGTTCCTATAACACATCTGCACTCAATGGATACGGAGCTATGTTATTAAGATCCGAGTCGTCCATCTTTTGACACACGTATATGAAGTGAGAATCTGGGTCTTCTATGACAAAACTTGGCAACAGCAAGCCGTTGTCGGTCAGAGGCACTGGCTCTAGATATGGTTTCTCTGGTGTGTTACAACCTTCCGGCCTTTGGAATCCTGGCCTTGCTGTACAAAGTAAAGAATGAGAACTGAGAAGGATCTATATTTCCGAATTCCATAGAACTGAAAACAAGGGACTAATAAAAGTACACGTCAAATGACGTAAAATGTTACAAACCACAAACTTCCACGATAgtgtgatattgtccactttgaacataagctcttatggatttgcttttagtttctccaaaaggcctcgtaccaatagagatgtatttcttacttataaacctatgatcaacCCATTAATTAGTCGACGTGGGATTCTCTCCCAAGAATCCTTAACATAGAATATGATACcagaatgaaagaaatataGAAGCAAAATGAATGTGATGTTTTGGTTTCAACATAACTGGGAATAGCCCAAAAGAACGATGCTCAGTTGATGCAGATGGCCATGTAAAAACAGCCATCAGCATAACTATATCACTTGTGGGGTGAGAGGATTCAAAACTAAGACCTTTAAGAAAAAGTAGAGGTGCCATCAATAGATTCAACTTCATTATGAATCAACTTGTTTctatatttaacaaaaataaaagcaaacaTAATGCCATCCATGAAAGGAGCGCATCCAAGAGCCCCCCAAGAGCCCCAATCACATAGCAAGGGAGCCAATTTTCAAGCTCACCCGCTGGGAAAGCTAACCAGGGAACAGTAGTAGCATTTCTTCCAATAAAAACCACTTCAAAGAAGTATGCCCTTCTATCTAGTCAGTCTATAAATGATCTAGTTGTCTCGGCTGTGAAAACACAGCCTCGAGAAAGCAACGGCACACCCGTTACACGTAATAGAAATATGGCTTGAATTTACCTACGTTAAAgagttttgtttcattttttcttgtgtGTGTGTTGGGGGAGGGAAGGTCATAGAGAGTAGCGGGATAGGTACAAGAGATtctgtgagattccacatcggttggggagaagagaacgaagcattctttataagggtgtggaaacctttctctagcagacgcgttttaaaaccttgaggggaagtccgaaagggaaagtccaaaaaaatataatatccgCTAGTAGTGGACTTAAACTGTTACAGATTCAAAGGTAAGCAAAGAGATCGTATCAATCAATTAGTTTCCAACTTGAAACAAAGGCCCTTCATAGTTCATGTTCAGAGCTTTCAACAGGTGTGACACTCGGGGAGTGAGTTCTTGtaaatctaataatattgGACTTCTATCTTCAGAAGTTGACTgaggtttcaaaaaaaaaaaatttgtttttcagCATAGATATGGTCTGAAACAAAACCAGGAAGCAAGTAAACATCCAAAGAAGACCTGTATCAATTAGAGACCCGAAAACAAGAAGGATCAGTTTGGTGAGAGGATGATAAAGAACTCACGGATTATAAACAACGCTATCTTCCAATTGTACGAAGGTCGCATCAAATAGGGCATCCTAGCTTTCGGGTCCCCATACGTGATCTGTAAACGAccaattttgattattttacaGCAAACAGAACATTAAAAAGCAAAGCCTCATGAGAGATAAAAGATGGTTACCAGTAAATAGACTCCTCCAGGTTTAAGAAGCCTATAGAATTAACAGCGAAAAATCAGTGGAGAAATGTAAAACCGAAAGACCAGAATCTACGCTAGTCGATCGATGTTATGAAGTTCATTAAGTCCACAACCTACTCACTTCTCCCAGCATTTGAGTAGCGCTAATCGAAGCATCAGTGCCACACTATGTACACGCAATTAACGAATTAGAGCGCAGGAAAAAATAGTGAATAACATGCATTAGAAATATGGAAAGCTCACATACCATCAATGCATCAAGTGTCCCTATATCAAGAACCACGAGGCCACGAGGCATTGAAAGATCAACACATAGAGCAAACTTCAGTATTAAAGACTGGGAACTTTGATGGTGTGTAAAATGAAGATTAAGAAGAACTCGTACCTTTATCAACGACAGCATCGAATTTCTCATCTGGGAAAAAGCTCATGTCTCGGACATCCATTTCCATGTCTATACAGATTTGTCAAGGAAACTCATAGGAgcaaaaacataatttagCTAAAAAACGGGAATACAACGACGACGACAACCATTTGAGAGGACCGTCTCTCCTACACTTTATCCATACCTGAGTATTTATGATTCAATTCAACAAACTTATCAATAATAATGGCCATAATAAGAATTCAGTCAACACAAACAACTTGAGGGCTACTCTGAAATCAAAACAAACCATTTATGGTAATTTAACTAAGCTGCAAGAAAAATTCTGTCAACATAAACAACTTGAGGGCTATTCtgaaatcaaaataaaccaTTTATGATAATTTAACTAAGTTGCAAGCTTCAGAGGATACATTTCAACTGGGGGATGAACTGATGTTTTCTTCTCATTATGTCGACTGCCACCGAAGAAATGTCAACATTCATTATGTCTTCATATCCATCATTGACCATATCCTCTGACATGACTACAAGTACAAAAGATGCAACGGTTAAAATCAATGTTTTATGAAGAAGCAGACAACAATTGGGTCATATTTAATGTGCCAAAGCTCTTTATTACACTG is part of the Cucurbita pepo subsp. pepo cultivar mu-cu-16 chromosome LG12, ASM280686v2, whole genome shotgun sequence genome and harbors:
- the LOC111807751 gene encoding serine carboxypeptidase-like 40; this encodes MTAGHSILLCFFVFFLAIQIAAKDQKEALDALYKAKFFRNSDAADSSEFFFRNEAADQNTEVLPTVEIDDQAGRKQQDKIERLPGQPPRVSLSQYGGYVTVNKTAGRAFYYYFVESPQNKTSLPLLLWLNGGPGCSSLAFGAMAELGPFRARSDGKTLFHNRFSWIHVANVLFLESPAGVGFSYSNTTSDYQSNGDKNTATDNYAFLVNWLERFPEYKDRDFYISGESYAGHYVPQLAHVVLSHNKKARKTIVNLKGIIIGNAVINDKTDEIGRYDFFASHALIADRTANDIKKYCDFSPNVMEQNSQCIALSNIAYSNMRMIDVYNIYYPLCLNSSLTHLPKKASVMNYDPCSNSYTNAYLNQAEVQWAMHANVTKLTHDWEPCSDVINGWSDSPSTIIPLLREFMDNGLRVWIFSGDTDGRVPITSTKDSIASMKLPVKKSWYPWSVNNEVGGYAEVYEGELTLTTVRGAGHEVPSFQPRRALALITHFLQGTPLPTATPPSQSL
- the LOC111807752 gene encoding UPF0496 protein 4-like; protein product: MEDDVSSCLNQFLLSSSDLELLSFSWLLQLLQALPILHQAFAKLVFNLEHPVGKWGAHLVDGYLNYSLNLLDLLNSISFSLSQLGESRVSVSYALSLIQSSPSMAVSRLELIVPMRGFERLVIGGTVGDQKNGGSGKELAVEKALATMEGIGYWICGVVLSGCEGDSTAYLEMRKLAAGVAIPAFKALDSVILAVVSGKGSVPEEVREVNNAAAEIIGSGEAAEEMRRRLGRLEKAVERLGKEVDERFSEVLDGRSQLLDVFRHS
- the LOC111807339 gene encoding methyltransferase-like protein 13; protein product: MNRDASSCNTYDYGDAVYWDSRYQQEADSFDWYQRYAALRPFVRKFISTSASVLMVGCGNAVMSEDMVNDGYEDIMNVDISSVAVDIMRRKHQFIPQLKYMEMDVRDMSFFPDEKFDAVVDKGTLDALMCGTDASISATQMLGEVSRLLKPGGVYLLITYGDPKARMPYLMRPSYNWKIALFIIPRPGFQRPEGCNTPEKPYLEPVPLTDNGLLLPSFVIEDPDSHFIYVCQKMDDSDLNNIAPYPLSADVL